The Spirosoma sp. SC4-14 DNA window TTATGCCGGCATAGGCCATACGGGTCGATGTAAATGCCCGTGGAAAAGGCGACCATGCCGACAATTCATTCGAATAGCGACGATTACGGGAAAAATTTATACCCCATGTCTGAACAGAGTCGGCCGACCGGGCATAGCGTAATGTTTGCCAGGGAATCTGCATCTCAGCTACCCACCCCGAATCAGTTCGGCTTGTCCGAACTTTCCATAAGCCGTCCCAATCCATATCGTAGAGAAAATCGTCAAAGGCTAATAAATCGCGCTGTGTACCATACGGATTGGTTGCAAATGCCATTGCATTCCGCTGGTCGTTGAAGCCATCGATCGATACGCTAAAAAGATCATGGGCCATTGACGAGAAATCACGCTTGAAATTAGGTGTCCGAATTGCCTTACGCCCTAATGAATCGTGATTAACAGCCGCGATGTATAAATAATGTCGGTTAAAAAGCACCCGCACCTCCGTATCGAACGTAGCGGCCTGCCCTTGTTTGGGATCAACCTGCACAAATTGTTGGGCCGGAACTGCGTGTTGCCAGATGGTTTCATCTAAACGCCCGTCAATTTTCAGTCGGTCCTGGACTTCAGTGGCGTAAATTATCCGACGTTTTTTAGAGGGAGCAAAAATGGCCGTCTGTCCGCTCAACGCACCAGCACTAGTTCTGTTGGCAATCGAATCAAGTTGAACCGAATCTTTTTGCACGGTACCTGCATTGAAAACAGCAGGCTGAGCCAATCCATTAATAGATAGAAAAAACAGGCTGATGAAGAAAACCAGGAAATTGGGCAGCATAGTGGCAATATGAATCACTATGCCAAAAATAAATGAGTAAAAGTCCCTAGTCTCCTTTTTTTCGTCGAACGGCAATTGGTCATGACGAACTGTGTTTTAGTTAGTCGTAGCAACCCGTTGCAGACTTTGGAGTTAAACCGTAGGCGATGGTGCCATGTCTGACGAGGTGGGCAGAATAAAAATAAACGTAGTACCTTCGCTAGTCCCCGAATGGACCTCATAACGGCCCCGAATTGCATCCATGCGGGCTTGTATATTCCGTAATCCCATTCCGGTAGCATCGGCCGGGTCCATTCCGCAACCATTATCTTTTACGATCATATTCAGCTCATTTGCGAAACGGCGAAAGATGATGTCGGCTTCGGTGGCTTCGGAATGACGCAGGATATTACTGCACAGTTCGATACAGATCGAGTAGAGATTGAACTCCGTAGTTTTATCTAAGCGGGGCAATTGTTCCTTATCGAGCCGAAACGTAATTTTCTGCGATAGGTTGAGTTTGTTAACTAATCGGGTAAGCGCTTCTGAGAGTCCCTGCTTTTCCAGCTCGTCGGGTTGAAGGTTGTGCGACAGATACCGAACTTCGGCAAAAGCTTCTTTGGTCATTCCTAACAGGTTGCGGTATATCTGCTGCTCTCGCTCTGGCATCTGGGTTGGGTTCAGAGCCGACAGGCTAACCTTGATGGCGGCCAATAATCCCCCAAGGCTGTCGTGCAGATCGGCAGCCATACGTTTTCGCTCCAGCGTTTGCCCCCGCAATAAGGCTTCTTCAATTTCACGATTCTTAGCCCGAAGCTGGTCATTGGCTAATTTCAGCTCAGCCGTTCGCTCTGCAACTTTATCTTCCAAGCCGCGATTAAGCTCTTCAATTTCCTGCTTTTGGCGAGCAATCAATCGATTTTTTCGATAATAGACAGCCACAAATACCAGCAGCATGATTAGGCCGCATACCAGAAACAATCGCATCAGCGATTCCTGCTCAATGGTATGGCTAAGCGATTCGATACGGGCTCGCTGTTCAAGGCGACTGCGCTGCGAATCGGCCCGCAGGCGCTCGGTTTCGATACGCTGTCGAAGCTGATTCATCCGACTTTCGCCTTCAATTTGTTCCCGTTCGGCTTCAGCCCTGAGCCGGGCAATTTCGGCCTGCCGACGAACATCCATCAACTGACGCTGCTGAATAAGTTCCCGTTTTTCGGCTTCTTCACGAACGAGTCGAATAGCATATTCATTTTGTAAGGCAAGCGTTTCTTCAACTCGTTTCTGTTTGTTGAGGCTGTCTTTAAACATGTTAAATTCCTCAAACTGCTCCAGTGCTTTCTGCGTTTGCCCGTCTGTTCGGTAGGCACGATAGAGCGCATGACTGGCCATTTGTCTAATTCTGAGGTTATCCTGCTGCCGGGCCACTTCCATTGCACGTTCGCCATAGGATATTGCCAAAGCCGAATTTCCTGTCTGAGCATGACACTCTGCCAGCCGGGCCCACACCGACGCCTGCCCTACCGAACTGTTCAGTTGCTTCCATCCGGCAAGCGCTTCGTCATAGTAGAGAATTGCTTTGCCGGGTTGTTGGCGCATATTATAAAAATCTCCGAGTCGCTCGTCGGCATAGATAATATTGGTCAGCGAGGTGGTTTCCCGTGTTAATCGGCGGCTTTCTTCGAACTGTCCTCTGGCGGCATCAAATTTTTGCTGTCGTTCATACACTTCACCAATCTGAGAGACGGCCTGGGCCATCAAGAGCTTTTGGTTCTGCCTGGAAACAAGCGTATTTAAGGGAAGCAGATCTAATGAGCTCTGATAGCTCTGCAAAGCTTTAGGGTAGTCGCGCAGTAAAACATAAATATCGCCCATATTCATCTGCACTTGCCACAAAGGTGAACTTGCCCTGGGTAAACCAGCACAGAGTATTGATGCCTGCTGATTAATTTGTAAGGCCTTAGGGTAATCGTTTTTCTGTACCCGGTAGAAATACTCTTCCAGCATCAGGCCCCGGACCTGGTAGAGTGGATTATGCAGTTGTTGCGCTACCTGTACGAGTTTACCTGCGTAATAATGGCTACTGTCGGTCTTGTTATTTCGCCATTGCTTAAACACAATTGCCAGATACCGTAAACCTTCCAGCCGAATTGTATCATTCCGTGATGTATGTGCTAATCGGTCTGATAGCCGTAGATACTGATGCCCCAGCAAACGCAAACTGTCCATATAACGGACATCGCTTCTTCGGTCAAAATTGATCTCAGGTAATACGGGGAGCGTTTGCGCTTGACAAAGCCCAATCCCGCAGAACAGAATGATCAAAATTGTCAGACTTCTCATGAGTAGTTACTCAACCAGGGTAATCTTCAATACGGGTGTTAAAAGTAAATACTAAAAGCAGATAATCAAGATCTTACCGCAAAAAACTTGTATTTCTGTAGAGCTTAATATGATTAACGACCCTCTTTTGATCATTTTCGTTTATTACCGATAAATAAATATCCAATCTTTTTTCATAGAGCCTTTAAACATTTTCCCCTCTGGGCGAATCTATACATTGCTTTCCTTCGTAAATACAAAGTTTTCTTTGAATAAACTCTTTCCATCAGAAAGCCTCTTAAACAAAAAACCTGGATGTAAGTGGTAGAATTTTCCAAATATTAAGGAGCGTTTGGCAAATTTTTTGCATTATTCATTTGCAAATGAGCGTCTAAAGGCTTTACTTTGATACTCTCATTATCTGGATTTATAAAAAAACATAACCCCCACACACACTATCGGAACACAGCTCTACGTTACCTAATTGTCTTACTGAAAATGGAAAAAGCCCAGGTAAACGACAGTGAGTTGATTTCCCTGTATATCCGTGGTAATGAAAAAGCCTTTGCAAAATTAGTGCAGCGGCACAAATCGAAGATTTACACGACTATCTATCTGATTGTCAAAGATCAATATGTAGCCGAAGACCTGATGCAGGACACCTTTATTAAAGCTGTGGACACGCTCAAGTCGGGTAAATACAACGAGGAAGGCAAATTTCTACCCTGGATTATCCGAATCGCTCATAACTTGGCCATTGACTATTTCCGAAAAGATAAACGCTACCCCAGTGTGGTGTTTGAAGACGGAAGCAGTGTGTTCAACACGCTTGAGTTTGCAGAGGATTCGATAGAATCACTACAGATTCGCCAGGAAACACACGAGCATTTGCGTGAGTTGATTCAGCGATTGCCCGAACAACAACGTCAGGTGCTCATAATGCGGCACTACGAGGAAATGAGTTTCCAGGAGATTGCCGATGCAACCGGCGTCAGCATTAACACAGCATTGGGACGTATGCGGTATGCGCTAATTAACCTGCGCAAACAACTGAGCAAACGTTCGCTGAGTTATGATAAAAACATTTACCCAAGATGATGTAATCCGGTATGTCTATGAGGAGACCTCAGCCGAGGAAAATCTTCTCATTGAAGACGCCATGATGTCGGAACCGGAACTGATGACGTTCTTTCTGGAAGCTCTCGAATTGCGGGCTTTGATGAATAAGATTGAACGACAGCCCCGCGAAAGCACGGTTCAGGCTATTCTCACTTACTCCAAACATCATTCAACCAGCCCACCAAAGCGGTTACGTCATTCGTAGCAGGCGGGTGGGTTTTGTTGTGTTCAAGGCATTGAGCATCAGATGCTGGATAGAGTCCTTCTGACTTTCTATCCAGCGTCTGATGCTGAACGTCCAGTATGTCTATGCAAAAGAAAGAACGCTTTAGGCGGTTTCTCGACTACTTCACGGAGCATTACCCCGAACCCAAAACAGAATTGACCTTTGGCAATCCGTACGAATTGCTGGTTGCAGTTATTTTATCAGCCCAATGCACTGATAAACGCATAAATCAAATTACGCCTGCCCTATTTGCTCGATTTCCAGAACCCGAATCGCTGGCAGCCGCGTCAGTTGAGGAGGTATTCACCTACATTCGTAGCGTATCGTATCCTAACAACAAGGCAAAACACCTGGTTGGCATGGCAAAAGCGCTTATGGAACGATTTGGCGGAGAAATTCCAGGAACGGTCGAGGAATTACAAACTCTGCCGGGTGTAGGCCGAAAAACCGCACACGTAATTCTGTCGGTCGTTTTTAACGAGCCCACAATGGCGGTCGATACTCATGTATTTCGAGTATCGCATCGGCTTGGCTTAGCGCCCTTAACAGCAACAACACCACTGGCTGTCGAAAAAGCATTGATGGCGTATATTCCCAGGCAATATGTCCCAAAAGCTCATCACTGGCTCATTCTGCACGGCCGCTATGTGTGTCTGGCCCGCGCCCCTAAGTGCGAGGTCTGTGCCTTAACAGATTTTTGTAAGTATTATCAGAAGCGGGATTTATAGGATGGGTTGGAACTGGCGTTGCTTTTATTTTCGCTTCATTGAACCGCTTTCAAACAAATCAACGTCTGTCCGATAGATCCTATAAACCCCGGCCTGGTTTAATACTGCTCGGTTGTAGCGAAGAAGAAACTTCCCTCAATCTGAGCATTTTCGTCCGAGTCAGAGCCATGAATAGCATTGGCTTCGATCGACTTGGCATACAATTTGCGAATGGTGCCTTCTTCAGCCTGAGCTGGATTAGTAGCGCCGATTAGCTTACGGAAATCAGCTACTGCATTGTCTTTCTCCAGAATCATTGGCACAATCGGCCCCGACGACATATACGTCCTTAAGTCATTATAGAATGGCCGATCGCGATGAACAGCATAGAACTGTCCGGCCCGTTCGGGCGTCAGTTGCGTTTTTTTGATTGCAACGATGCGAAAACCCGCTTCCTCAATCATTTTAATAATTGCTCCGGTATGCCCATCTTCTACAGCATCGGGCTTAATCATGGTGAACGTTTGGTTCGTAGCCATCGGGGATTCTATCCAAATTTTATTTGGCGCAAAGGTAAGCACTTTCGCCGAAATGCCACGTCAGTTTAAAACCCCGCTGGTATCCAAATTATTCGTATTTTTGAGCTTCGATTACAGCTACGGCTGTTTATGTATGCAAGACATTGAAGCGATTGGCGCAGCGATCGAACAACCAAAAACTGTGCTGATTACCACTCACCAGAATCCCGATGCCGATGCGATGGGATCATCGCTCGGCCTGGCTGGATATCTCCGAAAAAAAGGCCATCGGGTAACCGTTGTTACACCAACTGACTATGGGCAAAACCTGCATTGGATGTCAGGCAACGACGAAGTTATTGCCTTCGACGAAAAAGTTCGGGTGCAGGTCAGTCAACTGATGGAAGAGGCCGATCTGATTTTCTGTCTCGACTTTTCAAGCATCGACCGAATCCGCGATCTGGCTCCCATGGTTCGGCAATCGCGGGCCCAAAAAGTTCTGATCGATCACCATCTCGAACCCGAATCCTTTGCCGATCTGATTTTCTGGGACCCCACTGCGGCCGCCACTGCCGAGCTAATATTTAGGCTAATCGTCCAGTTAGGCGACAAAGCACTCATTGATGTTCCGGTTGCCGAATGCCT harbors:
- a CDS encoding RNA polymerase sigma factor, which produces MEKAQVNDSELISLYIRGNEKAFAKLVQRHKSKIYTTIYLIVKDQYVAEDLMQDTFIKAVDTLKSGKYNEEGKFLPWIIRIAHNLAIDYFRKDKRYPSVVFEDGSSVFNTLEFAEDSIESLQIRQETHEHLRELIQRLPEQQRQVLIMRHYEEMSFQEIADATGVSINTALGRMRYALINLRKQLSKRSLSYDKNIYPR
- the nth gene encoding endonuclease III, producing MQKKERFRRFLDYFTEHYPEPKTELTFGNPYELLVAVILSAQCTDKRINQITPALFARFPEPESLAAASVEEVFTYIRSVSYPNNKAKHLVGMAKALMERFGGEIPGTVEELQTLPGVGRKTAHVILSVVFNEPTMAVDTHVFRVSHRLGLAPLTATTPLAVEKALMAYIPRQYVPKAHHWLILHGRYVCLARAPKCEVCALTDFCKYYQKRDL
- a CDS encoding nucleoside-diphosphate kinase, coding for MATNQTFTMIKPDAVEDGHTGAIIKMIEEAGFRIVAIKKTQLTPERAGQFYAVHRDRPFYNDLRTYMSSGPIVPMILEKDNAVADFRKLIGATNPAQAEEGTIRKLYAKSIEANAIHGSDSDENAQIEGSFFFATTEQY
- a CDS encoding tetratricopeptide repeat protein; this translates as MRSLTILIILFCGIGLCQAQTLPVLPEINFDRRSDVRYMDSLRLLGHQYLRLSDRLAHTSRNDTIRLEGLRYLAIVFKQWRNNKTDSSHYYAGKLVQVAQQLHNPLYQVRGLMLEEYFYRVQKNDYPKALQINQQASILCAGLPRASSPLWQVQMNMGDIYVLLRDYPKALQSYQSSLDLLPLNTLVSRQNQKLLMAQAVSQIGEVYERQQKFDAARGQFEESRRLTRETTSLTNIIYADERLGDFYNMRQQPGKAILYYDEALAGWKQLNSSVGQASVWARLAECHAQTGNSALAISYGERAMEVARQQDNLRIRQMASHALYRAYRTDGQTQKALEQFEEFNMFKDSLNKQKRVEETLALQNEYAIRLVREEAEKRELIQQRQLMDVRRQAEIARLRAEAEREQIEGESRMNQLRQRIETERLRADSQRSRLEQRARIESLSHTIEQESLMRLFLVCGLIMLLVFVAVYYRKNRLIARQKQEIEELNRGLEDKVAERTAELKLANDQLRAKNREIEEALLRGQTLERKRMAADLHDSLGGLLAAIKVSLSALNPTQMPEREQQIYRNLLGMTKEAFAEVRYLSHNLQPDELEKQGLSEALTRLVNKLNLSQKITFRLDKEQLPRLDKTTEFNLYSICIELCSNILRHSEATEADIIFRRFANELNMIVKDNGCGMDPADATGMGLRNIQARMDAIRGRYEVHSGTSEGTTFIFILPTSSDMAPSPTV